TGTCTGTGACCTGCCTTGTGCGTGGGTGGGGGCATGCTGCTCCTTCCTGGAGGTGAGCCCAGACAACGTATTATCAAAATACCACAACAAAATAGTCATTCTCGGGTAAATCACATTTTAGTGAGTCAGTAACACTCAGCACCGGCTTTGATATTTCCAAACTTCAGGACAATCAAATATGAACACATTACTGGAGACGTGTGCTTTGCCCACAGTGTAATCTATGCATTTTATTCAGTCTTCAAGgaataataaacacaataaaGGGCTATGCTTACAGCCATGCTAAGAAAATCACATGCATCAACATCAATAACTTGGGTAAAGTACACTTTTTAAAACTGCAGCGTCTGTAGCAGCGGCTGCAGCTGCCCTCAGAAACATTGTAATACATTCAGTAACCTTGTAAATGTCTGGGCTTATTAGCAACCTGGAATTATCTGGACTAGTCACTGCCTGTGTCCAATGCAGACAACACTACATCAGTACTCATGAATGCAAACAAAGGGCTACAGTGTGAACAGTGTCTGCCCCGCACGGCACCGCCACTTACTTGACTCAAGGACACACAGCTGGGCGTCCCTGGCGAGCTGTGCGCCACACACTGGTACATCCCGGAGTCCTCCTGGCGCACCAGGCCAAGGATCTGCAGGTTGTTGCCGCTCACACTCTACAGGGAGGCTTGGCATTACACACACCTAACACAACACAGCTGTGCTTTGTGTAGCTATTGACAGCCTTATATTTATCTCCCCTTATATAGAGCCTTATATCCCTTATGTATCTATTTAGAACCTTAgatcccttttcctttacttatctttttAGAACCTTCTACATGGAGCCTTATGGATTCCAATGTATTATATACCTTTTACATCcatttagagcagtggttcttaacctttttactaCTCCGCCCCCTCTAGGAAGtggtccttccctccacgcccccttgcaTCTAGCAGTAAAATTTCCTCCCAGATGTTAAAGAAAATGGCAGGCCTTAAGTAGCCTATAGGCAACTAAAGTAATGGCGATACGTCTGCATTTgttcataaacttctcaatattagcCCACGCTCTTGTTAAGAGAATAACAAATATAATGAGAGAAATACCTAGTTTTCCCCTAGGCCTTGTGTCCCCCCCTAGAGGGGTGcaccccccaggttaagaaccactgatttagagccttacattcctttccccttatgtatgtatgtatgtatgtatgcatgtatgtatgtatgtatgtatccatcaatcaatctatcttatGAATCTGCATATCTCTGTCCTTTTTAACCTGTAAGTGATAAATGTCCACACCATCACAAAAGTCCGTCTCCACCAGCAGCTCGCCGTTCTTGAGCCAGTGGAGCGAGGGCTCTGGCTGGCCGTACACGCTGCACTCCAGCTCCACGTTCTCCTTCTCATAGGTGAGAGCGTTGGCCAGCTGCCTCAGAAACCTCGGAGCAACTGTCACACAATTTTCAAGCTTTAGCAACTGAGAGAAACATGATGACTGAAGAACACTAAGATTTTTACTTTGCCAAACTTTATTCACTCAAACCACAAAAATATTCCTAGTCTTTGTTATTCCATTTTCAACATTTTCACCACCCTAGTAACTGAGAGGAACTTAATGATAACTGACAAACACTTGAGATTTTTCACTATGGCAAAATTTATCCAcacaaatcacacacaaaaaatatgcaCAGTCTTTGTTATATCACTGAAAACACCTTAGTACTGAGACAAACATCTAACCTAGCTTAACGATAACTGACAAATGCTAACCTTTCACAATGCCAAACTTTATATACTCAAACCACAAAGATATGAATAGTCTTTCTTATACCATTTTCAATACTAGTAATGGAGACAAACATATGATAATTCACAAACACTAAGATTTTTACCATGCCAGACTTTATCCACACACagcacaagagttaaccagcatcttcattctttcatccctttcactggtaaactctggaacagccatcatgtgtctgtatttcctcctgcctatgacctctacacctgatattgacctctcatgtttttctttataggagcagtgctttattgttttcgttgttttgcctttgaactctttcattactgtaaaaaaatatatatgtcataGTTTTGTCTCACCTTGGACCTGTATGTGGGCTACGGCGTCGAGCGAATCCTCCCTGTTCTCCGCCCAGCACATGTAcgtccccttgtcctcctcctgcaggccatggatgtgcaggctgctggtggtggtgccgcAGAACTGTGTGTCCAGGTCCCTGTTCTCCGCCCGGCACCtgtacgtcccctcgtcctcctcctgcaggccatggatgtgcaggctgctggtggtggtgccgcagaacagtgtgtccaggtccctgaggaaagacagaaaggtacggtaagcaagtgagttttgtatctaattgctgtttgtcacttttttttcacagtagaggaagcagctcgagggaaaaaaaataccaacaaaagcagtccattacaataagcctgctgcaacacttaccttatatacagcaataactgcaacacacacacacaaactaaaaataaaaggaatgggtatatatttatttgattctgaaacctctccctcagtcactgttatccaagctctcaagacacATCAAAATGGCCCTCTCAGTCATCTCCCGAATTCCCTTTCATCATCAACGGAACGTTTTGCAGGTCCTTACGCCATGTGGATGGTGGCACTGTCCCTGAGCCACACCACGGCTGGCTCCGGGTAGCCGTTGGCCGCACAGTCCAGGGTAATCTTGTCCCCCACCTTGCCTATCGTGGACTTTGGCTGAGCAGTGAGCATGTAGGCTTCCTTGACTGTGAGTGTGGCTTGCTGGGACACCTTGCTCTTGTTGGCTTAGCAGCAGTACTCCCCGGCATGGCTACATTCTCTATTTCTAAGGCACCTGGAGAGGCAAGCAACTTCAATGCTGGAGCTACAAGTACCTTAAGTATGTGATTTAAGCTCAGGTCACACAGCATGACTCACACTATGATGAACACTAATGAATGATTGAAAATGCCCAAAGTTAATCGTCAATTTCTTCCTTAAAGCTATTTTCCATGGGTCAGGGCAGAACAGTCTGCCTGAACCTTTCCTCTcagcccttccctctccctgaaGACACCCACCAGATGGAAGGCGTGTCATTCGTGAGTCTGGCTCCAGCGGGTGACTGTTCCTGAACCCCTTGATGGAGGCGCCGGCATGGTGTCCAGGGCACAGGAACCCAGTGCGCTCCCCTCCATGACCGTCACGTCCTGAGGCTGCTCATCAAACTCTGGCAGTGGTGGGGGAGAGgcaggctgtgtgtgtggggatgcaCACAGAGCATTGCCCAACACTGACACCAAACTGAAACACTCACACTcataaagaaatatgaaaactaCGTAATATTTTTAATACTGTCTGTTGCCACTTCTAATGTCCAAGATGAAACAGAGAAActtcatatgaagaaaaagaataaatatgtatATGCTATTTCATAAAAGATGCATTTAGTCATGCTTCATAtgatctttgtatatatatatatatatatatatatatatatatatatatat
This sequence is a window from Eriocheir sinensis breed Jianghai 21 chromosome 1, ASM2467909v1, whole genome shotgun sequence. Protein-coding genes within it:
- the LOC126996500 gene encoding neogenin-like, whose protein sequence is MCWAENREDSLDAVAHIQVQVAPRFLRQLANALTYEKENVELECSVYGQPEPSLHWLKNGELLVETDFCDGVDIYHLQSVSGNNLQILGLVRQEDSGMYQCVAHSSPGTPSCVSLSQRSKTLAAGTPRPPWLLQATSTSNRFITLAWHEPELNTDHTVGYSVVYKQEGSLRERVQNASAAPPARD